In Channa argus isolate prfri chromosome 15, Channa argus male v1.0, whole genome shotgun sequence, the DNA window GTTCAATTCAAACCACTTTCAATCCAGACATATTTTGAATTACCATAGGTAGGTGTTCCTACAGAGCAATGtgataaatatatgaataataACCAACACATTGTATGACACAATCTTTAGGCCATTAATAGAAATATCACCATTagtgatcaaaaacaaaataatatggTATGTGAcctaataaaaatgattttgggTGCGTTATTTTGAAAGTAATTACAGGAAACTGATTAAGTGTGTATTGATCCACAAGTTCACATGATGATACTACTGTTTCGAAGGGCTGCTGTAATTTGAGAAACTACTTACTTGAAGTTTAATTGAGTGTTGGATTTCCGCCTGTGGTCACTAGAACAAAGGTGGTATCtttctaaaacaacaaaaaaataagagataAACATTCTTGATAACCATCAGTtacattataaaataaacaccACCATTAACTTGATGAGTAACGATGAACAGAGTTAAGAACCTTCCAGATTTCGCCTGACGTTTCTTCACCtaaagtgacgcaatacgccgGACGCCGGGCAACGTCACTTTCGTGGGAGGAGCGTGCGTGACACATCAAAATTTGATGACAAGGGCTCGGAGCGGATCAGATCGTGATGCCGAGGGTGTGGGGCTCCATCGCTCGCTCTTAAGAAGGCTTGTTAAAGTCCGAGTTGAAGGAATAAGATAACATAGTTAGGATCCCACTGAAAACAACAGATCGAAAGGAAACCGGGATTTGGTGAGTCTAACGAAAGCGAGCTGTGTAGCTAACCTAGTCAGCTTGTACCGTAAAACCGTGTTTACCGTGTTTATCtgttttgttgtagttgtttttgttgtttacgCTGAAAGTAAATGAGAAATGTCTTCATCCCCGTTAAATAGTATTTTATCCACAGTGTAATTTAATGTTGCCGTAGCACAAAGGTAGCAGTTAGCATTGGAGTGCTTCTAAAGTGCAGTTACTTAACGTTCTAAACGTTGCTAATGATATTTGCTGTTCGGAACCTGTGTATCTACAGTACGATCGTAACTAATGTGATCTGCGGTTGTCTAATCAACCTAAACGTAAAAGTTGTTGTTCGCTAGCTTTGTCCTGGCCTAGCTAGCCAGCGTTAGCAGTTAGCTAAACAACATCTTGGATCCATAATAATTCAGTTGCAGGTTAGCCAgaaagctaacgttagctatgAAACTTAGCTATGTCATTCACAAGTTATTGCGAGTATGGTGTCCCAGTGGCTTATATGCAGTGAGCTGTCCCCTTTTAGGGGTCGGGGGGGGGACAGGCAACTAAACATtgtcacagtgtgttttaaacccaatatatttaaaatattaaaatgtttaatttttgtccTTCAGGTTGCTGAGATTACACCTCTGTCAACAATAGACTTTTTTCTACAATGGAGCTTCCAGATTTAGGAGAGCACTGCTCTGAAAAGACTTGCAAACGTTTGGGTGAGTATtgttagaaaaataatttgtgtcctgctttttgattttaaaacctGAATTGAATTCTAAGATCAAAAACCCCACTTGACATTACAGATTTTCTTCCTATGAAATGTGACGCCTGTGAGGAGATTTTCTGCAAGGACCATATAACCTATGCAAATCACAAATGCACCTCATCCTACAAAAAGGTAATTGATGACTATTAATACAGCTCCTGCACTATGTTGAGcatgtttttattagtattattaactTGACTTTCTGAACTTGAGTAAAATCAACCTTGGTTTGGGTGTTATTCTCTGTCAAAACTATTTTAGAAAATTGGTGTCAAAGAACTGTGATGGTTGTCACACCTTGCTTTTATTGTCACTCTTAAAGTTGACAACAGTGGTTATGTGTTATTATAATCAAGTCTTAAGGTCTTtaatcatttgtttgtttaatgccTGATTTTATAGGATGTCCAAGTCCCAGTGTGTCCTTTGTGCAACACCCCCATTCCCATCAAGAGAGGAGAAATGCCTGACATTAAAGTCGGTGAACACATTGATCGAGACTGCAAATCAGACCCtgcacaaagaaagagaaaggtgtgtgtttattttataagTATAAGATGAATTTGTTATGCTTTACATGTAGTTAGATTCTCAATTATAACACAATTAAAGACTATTTTTCCCCCAATTTGCGTTTCAGattttcacaaacaaatgttCCAAAGGAGGCTGTAAGCAAAAGGAAATGATCCGAGTCACTTGTGACCAGTGCCATTTAAATTACTGTCTTAAACACCGGCACCCACTAGACCATGATTGTAACACCAATGGGAAACCTCTGTCCAAATCTGGGTGGGTTCAGTTACTCTGTGCCTATTGATAATACTGTCTCTTCGTTTCCAGTGTGACAAAAAGAATGATAttacttttgttgtttattttagaCATGCTGCTGTAATGAGATCACAAGGTGCTTCCTCTACCTCTGCTTCTAGTTCATCTGCTTCAGGCAATTCTCGACCTTTTTCAAATGGTGTGAGTTCAAGTAACATAGGCCACAGCAGTGGGTAAGCACTTTCCaatcagtatttatttttaatttttaatgaaaaaaagttgttgtaattacatttaaaatactaatGTCTCTCTATTTGTTGTCATCTTTTTACCCAGCCCTACCCAGCGTATCCCTTCTTCTGTTTCAGCACAGAATGTAATCCCAGCCTCTGCATCATTTCAGGCTGGCATGGTATGGACTTCATTTACATGACATCAACCGATTCCAATTTCCCAAAtagaagtaaaatgtaaaaatgtgtgtgctaCTCTGCTGGTACCAATACAGACGGAGGAGCAGGCCTTACAAAGGGCTCTGGAGATGTCTTTGGCTGAGTCAAGGCAACCCATTCAGCCAGCCCTTAGGTGAGTACATCAGCTTGGCATCAGTCCCAGTATGCCCATGTTAGTGTGATGCTGTTTAGAGCTTTAAACAGTGGTTTCATAACTGAAAGTCACTGAAGCGTATGTGTGACCCGTAGTGAAAATGTGGATTGTAACAAATATAGATTGGTTAAGTtgttaagtaaataaaaaactatgttCTGCTAGCAAGGCTAGCAAAATTCATGTTGATATGTATatgaaagagaaatattttaagtgCAAAATTGccttttaacaaaaagaaaacagatgagcAAAGGAACAAATCCTCGGTCTGTCTTGCTCAAAAGTTTAcaattgattttcatttttatctgaCTAAGTTAGATTTAGTGTTTATTAAGGTTGCAGTGAGGTGTATGAACTTGATGGCAGACCAAACACTTCGGCGCCACTGGATTAAAACTAAGGCTACAACAATTATTATTGTCAGTTATTCTGTCGTGTAATCTAGAATTTCCGATTGGTTTGGTCAGTTTAACAAAGGGTGGATTGTCATCCTTTTGCAGCACCCTAAAGGTTGGTGAAAGTACAGACGGTATTCAGAAAAAGTCTTGCTGCAATATcgttttaaatgcaataaagttGGTTTTGTCGTGATTAGGCCAACTGGGTGTTCCTGTGAGATTCTTTATTaagtgctatttaaaaaaaaaaagatttgatctTGTGTAATGGATATTggaaattttagttttttctttttgacaattgtttgtgtttcagccCTCAGGAGCAGGAGGATCTGGCTCTCGCTCAGGCTCTCGCTGCCAGTGAAGAAGAGTACAGACGCCAGCAGCAGAGACAACAGGTACCCGGAAAGCTTAGCCGTCACTAGCTtgctaaaaggaaaatgtgtagGTACACTGTTGTCATGAAAACCCATCTgctttgagctttttttttattgacagcaGCCTAGAGTCATTTGTCATCCATTTTCAATGACCATAGGAAATATTTGGACTGATCTGACTTCCTTtctaactgttttttttttttttccttttgtctagGGAAGAGAATCCAGACAGTCCAACTGCAGCCTTTCTTAATCTCAGACCACTCTTTTAATTTCCAACTGTGCTAATTACTTACTAGAAAATGCACATCTGCGTCCAGGATCAATGATTGTTACATGaagaaaaagtgaaagtttctgagatattattactttttcaaTATAAGCACATACTTTCCCAGCAGGATCTGTCATTTTTACTAATTATTTGCtttgtacatattttatatgCTAATCATGATGAACCATTATATTACATATATGAATActgaataaattatttcaaacacaccatagatttagattttcttCTTTATCATTCAGATGATGATATGCAGAGACTCTAAAGGTGTAAGACCTGTTATTTGGACAAATCAGCAACTGGACAACAACAGCAACTTAAATTTATTCAGCTTTTCACAAAGAGGGTCAGAGTTAGATTACAGGTGATGGTCtccatattattttattcaaaacattttattcagcaCAATACAGTATCTTGGGGTGGTGGTATACTGAGAGTGGACGTTCTTTTGCAGCAAGTTTTTAACTGACttttttatgtataaaaagTTATCCAGATTTGGTTCAAGGCACTAAAGTGtatgtttgatttgtttagAATTTATGACTTTTAACTTAATTAACTAATTTGGCAGAACAAAATCTCAGGAAAAGTTGCAACACAGTATAATTCacttaagtttatttttaaaactactttTGAAAACTACTGTAGCACATGGCGTTCAGGATTTGTACAGCAGAGGGCAATAAGATTTCATATTTCAAAGTGGGTTTGATTTTTACAGCTATTTGGGGAAAACAAATCTAAGCTACTTTGCTTGTAAGCTTACTTACAGATATtccattgttatttaaaatgtggcaaatgtttgttttgttctcatattttgtttttgccttttgctgccatTTTAAATGTCCACTGAAATGTTTGATGCAACCAGCACTGCCAGCAGTGGAAATGCTGCACTGGGAATAAGGCTGTTGTGACAGTAGCTGACCATGCTGTttacataataatatttaataaccGGAGTTGAAAAGCATACAGCTGGCAGGCAAGGCCTCTATAACCACCTGCAACTAGTATGTGTCACAACATATCCAATTACCTTTATCAGCCTGTAATGGGAAGTTACTGTCTTCACTTTTTGTCAGGATATATCAAGTATCCATTGCTGGTATTGTTTCCTCAGATTCGTGCCCACGGCTCTTTCCAAGTATTACCTATAAACATGAACAAGGTGATGGGGGCTTCTTTACATTTGCACTTTCACAAGTGTACAATTCACGATTTGGCTAATACTAtgtatttagttaaattaatagaaaaaagtTCCAGTTTTCACAAATTGAATTCAATAATGTGTATATCTCAAAAACACTTGAAGCCTCTCCCAAGCTGGAGTGcgaaagtttgcatccccttattttcaaaattttttttaaaatgttttcaccagTATAatctttaatgcacatttagctagtacaaatgtcatttaatcagaaatttatttaatgtacattttaaagaagttatcaatatatttttttatttttacactgacTTTTTTCTACTTAACCATTTTTGTtaattctgatgatgaaagaacatttactgaatgtgcattgttattataTTAGGTTTAAGTTTGGATCCTCTTACATTGAAACTGCTTGTAGGGGGATGCAAAATTAATCCTAAGCCTAACATACAGTCATAATGAAACATAATAAGTAatacattattaattattaaacacaGTTTCCAAGTGTCTGCAGGCCCTAAGGGGAAGACACTGTCAAACATCTATATTTTTTCCTTATAAGATGCTTTGTGTTTCACTATGATCAAAAGGAAGACATCTGCCACTTTCAGCAGTACAAATGGTgttagaaatgacaaaaaaataaaacattctggttactgtgacattttaaattacaagtTATTCAATTaggttgttaaaaaaatgatatcCAGTATGTCGTGCAGTGCTGTCACATTGGCAACCAGTTCTGACAGCATATTTTTAAGCAACTGTTGCCTAAAAAGCAGGCCAGTCCTGTTTTCGTCACATTCGTGATAACCTGATTAAAACAAGTGCATCAAAATAGAAAACTACCTTTAAAAATAGGAATTCTCACTGCAATTGCTGAAAAGGTCATTTCTTCAGGCGGAGAAAACATTCAGCCTCTGGCAAATGTAAGGTAGTTTTTCACCTCTGTCACTTCACTTGTCTCTGTGGGTTTTAGTGCAGGTTGTGATGAGGCTTGTTGAGGCATAAGGTTGATGCACCTGGTCCCTGTGACACAAACAACTGCCTTGTTAATCTTGGTGAAGTAAAGCGACATgatctttgttgtgttttctgaattAGTTTCAGGTTACTTTAAGGCTTTCTGGCGGACTACTGCCTCGCCAGTTGAAGACAAACAGTTTCTGAACAAACTGCAATGATTCTCTTTGTGGGGAGAAAATGAATTAGTCCTGCTGACTTCAAAATGTGGCCATGAATCATGAATGAATAACTTCACTGCTACTCGTTTACTATCTGACCTTGTACTGCCAGCGTTTTTGTAGTGCTTAAATTCTTCCCAACATCTTTCAACAAATAACAGTGTGGAAGTGCCTCTAATGAATATCAGCTTGCAAACATAAAGACatcattttagacattttctttACTGAATGTTAGGAGCCACTGTATCACccagatgttaaaactgta includes these proteins:
- the zfand2a gene encoding AN1-type zinc finger protein 2A isoform X1: MELPDLGEHCSEKTCKRLDFLPMKCDACEEIFCKDHITYANHKCTSSYKKDVQVPVCPLCNTPIPIKRGEMPDIKVGEHIDRDCKSDPAQRKRKIFTNKCSKGGCKQKEMIRVTCDQCHLNYCLKHRHPLDHDCNTNGKPLSKSGHAAVMRSQGASSTSASSSSASGNSRPFSNGVSSSNIGHSSGPTQRIPSSVSAQNVIPASASFQAGMTEEQALQRALEMSLAESRQPIQPALSPQEQEDLALAQALAASEEEYRRQQQRQQGRESRQSNCSLS
- the zfand2a gene encoding AN1-type zinc finger protein 2A isoform X2; its protein translation is MELPDLGEHCSEKTCKRLDFLPMKCDACEEIFCKDHITYANHKCTSSYKKDVQVPVCPLCNTPIPIKRGEMPDIKVGEHIDRDCKSDPAQRKRKIFTNKCSKGGCKQKEMIRVTCDQCHLNYCLKHRHPLDHDCNTNGKPLSKSGHAAVMRSQGASSTSASSSSASGNSRPFSNGVSSSNIGHSSGPTQRIPSSVSAQNVIPASASFQAGMTEEQALQRALEMSLAESRQPIQPALSPQEQEDLALAQALAASEEEYRRQQQRQQVPGKLSRH